One part of the Planctomycetia bacterium genome encodes these proteins:
- a CDS encoding DUF1579 domain-containing protein yields the protein MKRQWMTLASVAVAFLAASPALGQQPELPKPGPEHAVLAETVGSWECTVKPEGAPESKGTSVSKMALGGLWLCTEFVGDFAGMPFEGRGLDTFDPDKKQYRSIWVDSFGTSPVLLFGDYDKATKTLTMTGKGPGTNGAETDYKSVTVHTDKDHQTFKMYTVDGGKEALMLTIDYARKK from the coding sequence ATGAAGCGGCAATGGATGACGTTAGCGAGCGTGGCGGTGGCATTTTTGGCGGCATCGCCAGCACTTGGGCAGCAGCCTGAGTTGCCGAAGCCGGGACCGGAACACGCAGTCCTGGCCGAAACCGTCGGCTCATGGGAATGCACCGTGAAGCCCGAGGGAGCGCCGGAATCGAAGGGAACCAGCGTCAGCAAAATGGCCCTGGGCGGGCTGTGGCTTTGCACCGAGTTCGTCGGTGATTTCGCCGGCATGCCCTTTGAAGGGCGCGGGCTGGACACCTTTGATCCGGACAAGAAGCAGTATCGCAGCATCTGGGTCGATTCCTTCGGGACGAGCCCTGTGCTGCTGTTCGGCGATTATGACAAGGCGACGAAAACCCTCACCATGACGGGCAAAGGCCCGGGCACGAACGGCGCCGAGACCGATTACAAGAGCGTCACGGTCCATACCGATAAGGATCACCAGACGTTCAAGATGTACACCGTCGACGGCGGTAAAGAAGCGCTGATGCTGACTATCGACTACGCGCGCAAGAAGTAG